From the Kwoniella pini CBS 10737 chromosome 8, complete sequence genome, one window contains:
- a CDS encoding protoporphyrinogen oxidase translates to MSFPKRITILGGGLSGLTTAYKLSQLPQASNSKITLIEGSNRIGGWINSTKHHVEFINEKGELIKGDVTLESGPRSLRPRGSKGAIGMLKLIKDLDLSNDIIPIPFSHPAAKNRFLLDISNSNSKLISLPNSLFSLLFNNSNSNLLKGLISSIIKEPFKSKISNEIKDESVNSFFERRFSKNLAQNLASSMVHGIYATSSDELSVRSSFPILWEKEKKFGSVILGMLFSSNKKSNEELNEIKELGKDLNENIKNWSLYGIKGGLSNLINKMNESIKEKGIVEIKLNQMINSIKINKNKNNLIEIDILNNEKKLETDYIISSISPLNLSNLLIEEKQEENLKLSNLNSNSYTTVGVVNLVYPILSKNLHPEGFGYLIPRPPLNNTKKLNKFGILGCIFDSTAIPFKEDLKNVTKLTLMLGGPYWNSNNNNNKKDFYKPKLEIPKNEEELINNSINHLENVFPILKEKNLKPILKIGKINYNCIPTYKVGHGFRMKELHHEIKQSNWNNKLSLIGNGYGGVGLNDCIYSVQHVIDSLNKGEIVTGLERWENWE, encoded by the exons ATGTCATTTCCTAAAAGAATTACGATTTTAGGAGGTGGTTTATCAGGTTTAACAACAGCTTATAAATTATCACAACTTCCTCAAGCTTCAAATAGTAAAATTACATTAAttgaaggatcaaataGAATTGGAGGTTGGATAAATTCTACAAAACATCATGTAGAATTtattaatgaaaaaggagaattaattaaaggtGATGTAACATTGGAAAGTGGACCTAGAAGTTTAAGACCTAGAGGAAGTAAAGGTGCAATAGGaatgttgaaattg ataaaagatttagatttatcaaatgatataataCCAATACCATTTTCACATCCTGCAGCAAAAAATCGATTTTTATTAGatatttctaattcaaattcaaaattaatttcattaccaaattcacttttttctttattatttaataattcaaattcaaatttattgAAAGGTTTAATAAGTTCAATAATAAAAGAaccttttaaatcaaaaatttcaaatgaaattaaagatgaaagtgtaaattcattttttgaacgtagattttcaaaaaatttaGCACAAaatttagcttcttcaatggTTCATGGAATTTATGCAACTTCTTctgatgaattatcagtAAGATCAAgttttccaattttatgggaaaaagaaaaaaaatttgGAAGTGTTATTTTAGGAATGTTATTTAGTAgtaataaaaaatcaaatgaagaattaaatgaaattaaagaattaggtaaagatttaaatgaaaatattaaaaattggAGTTTATATGGAATTAAAGGTGGTTTAagtaatttaattaataaaatgaatgaatcaattaaagaaaaaggaattgtagaaattaaattaaatcaaatgattaattcaattaaaattaataaaaataaaaataatttaattgaaattgatattttaaataatgaaaaaaaattagaaactgattatataatttcatcaatttcacctttaaatttatcaaatcttttaattgaagaaaaacaagaagaaaatttaaaattatcaaatttaaattcaaattcatatacAACAGTCGGTGTTGTTAATTTAGTTTATCCAATTTTATCGAAAAATTTACATCCAGAAGGATTTGGTTATTTAATTCCAAGACCACCTTTAAATAATacaaaaaaattaaataaatttggtATATTAGGTTGTATTTTTGATTCAACTGCTATACCttttaaagaagatttaaaaaatgtAACAAAATTAACTTTAATGTTAGGTGGTCCTTATTggaattcaaataataataataataaaaaagatttttataaacctaaattagaaattccaaaaaatgaagaagaattaattaataattcaattaatcatttagaaaatgtttttccaattttaaaagaaaaaaatttaaaaccaattttaaaaattggtaaaattaattataattgtaTTCCAACTTATAAAGTTGGACATGGATTtagaatgaaagaattacATCACGAAATAAAACAAAGTAATTggaataataaattaagTTTAATAGGTAATGGATATGGTGGAGTTGGATTAAATGATTGTATTTATTCTGTTCAACATGTTATTGATTCTTTGAATAAAGGAGAAATTGTGACGGGTTTAGAAAGATGGGAAAATTGGGAATaa
- a CDS encoding 40S ribosomal protein uS12, with amino-acid sequence MGSNKPRGLQAARKLRTSRRENRWADKNYKKRALGKFYKTSPTGGSSHAKGIVLEKVGVEAKQPNSAIRKCVRVQLIKNGKKVTAFVPNDGCLNFTDENDEVLISGFGRRGKAKGDIPGVRFKVVKVSGVGLLALWKEKKEKPRS; translated from the exons ATGGGTT CCAACAAGCCTCGAGGTTTACAAGCCGCCCGAAAACTCAGAACTTCCAGAAGGGAGAACAGATGGGCCGATAAGAACTACAAGAAGAGAGCTCTTGGTAAATTCTACAAAACCTCTCCTACCGGTGGATCTTCTCACGCCAAAGGTATTGTtttggagaag GTCGGTGTTGAGGCTAAACAACCTAACTCCGCTATCCGAAAATGTGTTAGAGTTCAACTTATCAAGAACGGAAAGAAGGTTACCGCTTTCGTACCTAATGATGGTTGTTTGAACTTT ACCGACGAAAACGATGAAGTTCTTATTTCAGGTTTCGGTCGACGAGGTAAAGCCAAGGGAGATATTCCCGGTGTGCGATTCAAGGTCGTAAAAGTATCTGGTGTTGGTCTTTTAGCTCTttggaaagagaagaa GGAGAAGCCTCGATCTTAA
- a CDS encoding gamma-glutamyltransferase produces MAPLDFSRLHPSYEPQFAHFPSRRSSIFSTKGVIATSQPLACQAGLEILNKGGNAADAAVATAAALNVTEPSCTGIGGDIFCLFYDAKSKTVKGINGSGRAPKGLTLEYLRSQGINGDSIPLTNLNSVTVPGAAAGWLKTISEFGSGKLSMREILDPAIRLAREGVPEHELNSRAWANSESLIKNASPNWKEMMMPDGSFPLPSHVMTHPELADTFEAVAEHGREGFYKGRIAEAIVDLVRSGGGIMTLEDLAEADAEVIQPIKYDFKVGEAGDQGVSLWECPPNGQGLTALIALGIIEAVEVQHGIDVLDLPHNSTLYLHILIEALRLAFAARYYVTDPDVVHVPVEQLLTKEYLIKRAALIDLKKSGHITHGNPINSSDTVYLATADNEGNSCSFIASNYAGFGTGAIPKGTGFTLQNRGTGFTLKEGHPNNVAGGKRPYHTIIPAMVTQNGNLLMSYGVMGGFMQPQGHVQVLLNKLRGFSVQSSLDSPRFCISAGLPNANKKGSESSVGDINSEIYFEDGISLEVVKELSKMGHTCEIVSEFQRGIAGRGQIIQRVEHNNRRVWAAGSDLRGDGCAVGQI; encoded by the exons ATGGCACCACTAGATTTCTCCCGTCTACACCCCTCGTATGAGCCTCAATTCGCCCATTTCCCTTCAAGGAGGTCATCTATATTCTCCACAAAGGGAGTGATAGCCACTTCGCAACCACTTG CTTGTCAGGCGGGGTTAGAAATACTCAACAAAGGTGGAAATGCAG CCGATGCTGCTGTAGCGACTGCCGCCGCACTCAACGTTACTGAGCCTTCTTGCACTG GTATCGGAGGAG ATATATTTTGCCTATTCTATGATGCAAAGTCCAAGACGGTCAAAGGTATCAATGGATCTGGACGAGCACCCAAAGGTCTAACTTTGGAGTATTTACGAAGCCAAGGTATAAATGGCGATAGT ATTCCTTTGACAAATCTCAATTCAGTGACTGTTCCAGGTGCAGCAGCAGGATGGCTTAAGACCATCTCAGAATTCGGTTCtggtaaattatcaatgagGGAAATTTTAGATCCTGCAATTAGATTAGCTAGGGAAGGTGTACCTGAACATGAACTGAACAGTCGTGCA TGGGCAAATTCCGAGAGTCTGATCAAGAATGCTTCGCCAAATTGGAAGGA AATGATGATGCCCGATGGG AGCTTCCCACTCCCTTCCCACGTTATGACTCATCCTGAATTAGCAGATACTTTCGAAGCAGTGGCCGAGCATGGAAGGGAAGGATTTTACAAAGGTCGTATTGCTGAAG CCATTGTCGATTTGGTTCGATCTGGTGGAGGAATCATGACTTTAGAAGATTTGGCTGAGGCAGATGCGGAAGTGATTCAACCAATCAAATACGATTTCAAAGTTGGTGAAGCAGGTGATCAAGGCGTTTCTCTATGGGAA TGCCCTCCAAATGGTCAAGGATTGACCGCATTAATAGCGTTAGGTATTATCGAAGCCGTAGAAGTGCAACATGGTATTGACGTATTAGATTTACCTCATAATTCTACGTTATATCTCCATATTCTGATTGAAGCTTTGAGATTGGCTTTTGCAG CAAGATACTACGTTACCGATCCTGATGTGGTGCATGTACCTGTTGAACAGCTATTAACCAAG GAATATCTAATTAAACGGGCTGCTTTAATCGATTTAAAGAAATCAGGTCATATCACTCATGGTAATCCTATAAATTCAAGTGATACAGTTTACTTGGCAACCGCCGATAATGAGGGTAATAGTTGTTCTTTCATTGCTTCAAATTATGCTG GATTCGGTACAGGTGCTATACCTAAAGGAACTGGATTCACACTTCAAAATAGAGGTACAGGGTTTACTTTGAAAGAAGGACATCCAAATAATGTTGCAGGTGGTAAAAGACCTTATCATACTATTATACCAGCTATGGTAACtcaaaatggaaatttatTAATGTCATATGGAGTCATGGGAGG ATTTATGCAACCTCAAGGTCATGTTCAAgttttattaaataaattaagaGGTTTTTCAGttcaatcttctttagaTTCACCAAGATTTTGTATTTCAGCTGGTTTACCTAATGCAAATAAAAAAGGTTCAGAAAGTTCAGTAGGTGATATAAATAGTGAAATCTATTTCGAAGATGGAATTTCATTAGAAGTAGTAAAAGAATTAAGTAAAATGGGACATACTTGTGAAATTGTTAGTGAATTTCAAAGAGGAATTGCAGGTAGAGGACAAATTATACAAAGGGTTGAACATAATAATAGAAGAGTTTGGGCTGCAGGTAGTGATTTAAGAGGTGATGGATGTGCTGTTGGTCAAATTTAA